A segment of the Phycisphaerae bacterium genome:
CCGAGCTTATCTGCCATATTAATTATTTTAATAAGGTCAACTTCGTGGAGCGACTGGTGTGATAGTGCCTTAATGCTTTTAATCTCCTGGGGGGTAAATTTTTTTATGTCCCCCGGCTCTTTCCCCATTTTTGCACAATCGATAAAAAATGCTTTATCTCTTTCGTCGATGAGATGCAGGATAGACATTCCCCCTGTCCCTGCGTCTACGAAATTAATCTGAGGAAAGCTATCGGCGAAATCCAAAAGCTTTTGCACAACCCGCACACCTACGCCCTCGTCCGACATGAGCGTATTACCCAGTCCGATTACAATCACAGCTTTTTTCATTTGCGGCTTATTTGACAAATTCCACATTCAGCATGTGAGTTGAGCAGGAAATACACGGGTCATAAGAGCGAACAAGCATTTCGAGCTTCAGTCTGACGGAGTCCTCGCTCTCGTTAATTATTTCAGGCACAAGCTTTTCGAAGTCCTTTTGTATATTAGCGTGGTTCTGGTTGGTCGGGATGCAAATATCGGCAGCGATACAATTGCCCTTTTTGTCGAATTCGTATTCATGGAACAAGATGCCGCGCGGCGCCTCGACACAGCCGGCGCCTTTTCCGGCTTTCGGCGAACTGGTAACCTTTTCAGCTTTGAGTCCTTTTGTAAGCAGCTCGTCTATCATCGTGATACTTGTCTCAACAATATGAAAGCACTCAACAAGCTGTGCGACCGTGTTCATAAATGGGTTGCAGCAGCCCTTTTTCAGGTCGAACATCTTTGCCGCCTCTTTGCCCATCGGCGAAAGAAGCTCGCTGTTGTTATTAAAGCGGGCCAGCGCTCCCACGGCGTAAGAATCCCGGTGCCACTTCGCCCACTTGGCGGTTGATTGTTCAACAATATACTCATTTGCAACATTGTGCCATTTCTCTATCGGAACGACCTTGCCGCCGTTGTCGTCGGACGTGATGCCGCCGTGATAGAACGTGTATGTCGGCGGATTGGTTTGCTTAAGCGATACGTATTCTGTCTGGCGCTCGAATTTTGGTATATTCCCTGCAACGCTCAAAACCACATCTGCTATCACTTTCAGGTCGGGTATTGTGTCTTTCAGCGTCTTCTGTAACTGCCGCAGTTGTTTCTCGGCCGGTGTTCGTGTAAGCCCTCCTGGTATGAGTGTAACAGGGTGCGTCGTTCTGCCTGCGAGCAGGTCGGACCATTCATTAGCGACTCTGTGGGCTCTTACTATAGTCTTGACTACATCTATCGCTCTGGAAACCAGCGGCACCACGGAAGGCGCACCGAAGAAATCAGGTGCTGCGAGATATCCGATATGGAGTGTATGACTCTGCAGTTGCTCTGAATAATGCATTAATATGCGAAGCTTGTCGGCTTGCTCCGAGACCTTCAAGCCGAGCGCGCTTTCGACCGCTTTTGTCGCGGCCAGCGAGTGTGTAATCGAGCAAATACCGCATATCCGGGAAACTATTGTTTGAATATCCTCATAGCTTTGGCCTCTGACCATTGCTTCAAAGAACCGCGGGGCTTCGGGCACCTGCCACTGCAGCTTTTCAATCCTGCCGTTGGTTACATTTACGACAATGTTCCCGTGCCCCTCGACGCGTGTTATATGATGAACGTTTATGTTCATATCGTTATGCATTTGTAGGCCCCTGAGTACTTCCAAAAAGAACCATTTTGCTCTTCAAAACATCCAAAGTTAAGCCGTATTTTTCGATGACGTCTTTTGCCGCATTCACATTCGGATTGTCAACATACCCGCGGCAGCCGAAACACCTGAAACCGGACGATGGGCATCTCGCCCCGCAGCCGGCCCTTATAATCGGCCCAAGACAGACTTGCTCGTATTCCCACAGGCAGGGATTGCCCTTGGCCTTACATTCGACGCAAACGGGGTAATCCGGTATCTCCGGTCGCTTGCCCATAAGCAGGCAGCGGATTATATAAGTGAATTCTTTTCTGTCTATTGGACAGCCGTGGATTTTGTAATCAACCTTTACGACTTCGTCCACGGCCTTTGTTGGTGTGGTGTCAAGATGAGGCATATCTGCTGCTTTGCCGTATACGCAGCGTTTGACATCCTGCATCTCGAAGTTATTCTTGAGCTTGTTTACCCCGCCGATTGTAGCACAGGCGCCGAGAGCAATTAGTATCTTCGCTCTCGTCCTTATAATCTCAAGACGTTTTTCATCTTCTGGCCTTGTAATTGAACCTTCAATAATGGCTATGTCGTACTCCGTGCTTTGTTCACTGAGGGCCTCGCGCCACTCGACCACGTCAACTGCGCCTATAAGGTCGAGCAGCTCTTCTTCGAGATTGACAATCTGCAATTGGCAGCCCTCGCAGCAGGCGAAATCGAAGATGGCAACTCTTGGTTTACCCATAATTATATTGCCTCCGGCATAGCAGCCAAATCTGAATACCTAAACACGGGTCCATCCATACAAGCGTAAACGTGGTTAATTTGACAGTGACCGCACTTTCCGACACCGCATTTCATTTTACGCTCAAGGTTCAGATATATATCTTCATGCTGCAAATTGTATTCCTGAAGCGCCATCAGTACGAACTTGTACATAATCGGCGGCCCGCAAATCGTAACTACGGCTGATTTAAGCTTGGACTCTATTTTGGGAATCAGCGTCGTGACAACGCCCACATTGCCTTTCCAGCAGTCATCACCCTGGTCAACCGTCTCCAGAAACTGAACATCGCTTCTTTTACTCCACGACTGCAGCTCATCGGTAAGAAATCGCTGTGACTGACATTTGGTCCCCAAAAGTATCGTTACATCTCCGTAATCGTCACGGTTGTCCAGTACATAGTTTATAAATGAGCGTTGAGGCACGAGGCCTATTCCGCCGCAAATAAAGACGATACCCCTGCCTTTTGATTCTTCTACTGGATAAACGCCTTTGCCGAAAGGCCCGCGAATGCCGATTTTATTGCCGGTCTTGAGCTTGTGAATGGCGTTGGTAACGTTGCCGACTTTGCGGACAACAAGTTCGAAATAGCCCTTTTGGGTCGGCGATGAAGAAATTGTAATCGGTGCTTCACCCACCCCGGCCAGTGATACCTCGACAAACTGTCCCGGAACATAATCCAACTGCTCGCCATCCATCGCAAGCTGCAGGTAAAGCTCGGTCTCATTCAATAAATCGGCT
Coding sequences within it:
- a CDS encoding Ni/Fe hydrogenase subunit alpha is translated as MHNDMNINVHHITRVEGHGNIVVNVTNGRIEKLQWQVPEAPRFFEAMVRGQSYEDIQTIVSRICGICSITHSLAATKAVESALGLKVSEQADKLRILMHYSEQLQSHTLHIGYLAAPDFFGAPSVVPLVSRAIDVVKTIVRAHRVANEWSDLLAGRTTHPVTLIPGGLTRTPAEKQLRQLQKTLKDTIPDLKVIADVVLSVAGNIPKFERQTEYVSLKQTNPPTYTFYHGGITSDDNGGKVVPIEKWHNVANEYIVEQSTAKWAKWHRDSYAVGALARFNNNSELLSPMGKEAAKMFDLKKGCCNPFMNTVAQLVECFHIVETSITMIDELLTKGLKAEKVTSSPKAGKGAGCVEAPRGILFHEYEFDKKGNCIAADICIPTNQNHANIQKDFEKLVPEIINESEDSVRLKLEMLVRSYDPCISCSTHMLNVEFVK
- a CDS encoding HyaD/HybD family hydrogenase maturation endopeptidase gives rise to the protein MKKAVIVIGLGNTLMSDEGVGVRVVQKLLDFADSFPQINFVDAGTGGMSILHLIDERDKAFFIDCAKMGKEPGDIKKFTPQEIKSIKALSHQSLHEVDLIKIINMADKLGQCPAEIIIFGIEPQSVKPGCELSKTVSDRLDEYVNTIHKELLKIISSP
- a CDS encoding FAD/NAD(P)-binding protein, yielding MVKQSTIEKDIYLPRLAAVKQADLLNETELYLQLAMDGEQLDYVPGQFVEVSLAGVGEAPITISSSPTQKGYFELVVRKVGNVTNAIHKLKTGNKIGIRGPFGKGVYPVEESKGRGIVFICGGIGLVPQRSFINYVLDNRDDYGDVTILLGTKCQSQRFLTDELQSWSKRSDVQFLETVDQGDDCWKGNVGVVTTLIPKIESKLKSAVVTICGPPIMYKFVLMALQEYNLQHEDIYLNLERKMKCGVGKCGHCQINHVYACMDGPVFRYSDLAAMPEAI